A window of the Camelus ferus isolate YT-003-E chromosome 22, BCGSAC_Cfer_1.0, whole genome shotgun sequence genome harbors these coding sequences:
- the PLIN4 gene encoding LOW QUALITY PROTEIN: perilipin-4 (The sequence of the model RefSeq protein was modified relative to this genomic sequence to represent the inferred CDS: deleted 1 base in 1 codon), with protein sequence MSAQDEGGRDPPKPKGKTLGSFFGSLPGFSSARNLVANTHSSARESRPVADPAGAPAPEAAQPQAQAATDPEQMAKGAEKMLPPSDKMISGAKDLVCSKMTKTKDAISSGMASVVDTAKGVVQGGLGMTRSTLTGTKDAVASGVTGAVGVAKGAVQTGVDTTKTVLTGTKDTVCSGVTGAMNMAKGTIQTGMDTTKTVLTGTKDTVSTGLTGAANMAKGTVQTGMDTTKTVLTGTKDTVATGLTGAVNMAKGTVQTGMDTTKTILTGTKDTMATGLTGAMGVAKGAIQTGMDTTKTVLTGTKDTVATGLTGAVGVAKGAIQTGMDTTKTVLTGTKDTVATGLTGAVGVAKGAVQTGMDTTKTVLTGTKDTVATGLTGAIGVAKGAVQTGMDTTKTVLTGTKDTVATGLTGAVGVAKGVVQTGMDTTKTVLTGTKDTVATGLTGAVNMAKGTVQTGMDTTKTVLTGTKDTVATGLTGAVNMAKGTVQTGMDTTKTVLTGTKDTVATGLTGAVNMAKGTVQTGMDTTKTILTGTKDTMATGLTGAMGVAKGAIQTGMDTTKTVLTGTKDTVATGLTGAVGVAKGAVQTGMDTTKTVLTGTKDTVATGLTGAIGVAKGAVQTGMDTTKTVLTGTKDTVATGLTGAVGVAKGVVQTGMDTTKTVLTGTKDTVATGLTGAVNMAKGTVQTGMDTTKTALTGTKNTVSTGLTGAVGVAKGVVQTGMDTTKTVLTGTKDTVATGLTGAVGVAKGAVQTGMDTTKTVLTGTKDTVATGLTGAVGVAKGAIQTGMDTTKTVLTGTKDTVCTGLTGAMGVAKGAVQTGMDTTKTVLTGTKDTVATGLTGAVGVAKGAIQTGIDTTKTVLTGTKDTVATGLTGAVNMAKGAVQTGMDTTKTVLTGTKDTVATGLTGAVGVAKGVVQTGMDTTKTVLTGTKDTVATGLTGAVGVAKGAVQTGMDTTKTVLTGTKDTVATGLTGAVGVAKGAVQTGMDTTKTVLTGTKDVVSTGLTGAIGVAKGAIQTGMDTTKTVLTGTKDTVATGLTGAVGVAKGVVQTGMDTTKTVLTGTKDVVSTGLTGAVGVAKGAIQTGMDTTKTVSTGTKDTVATGLTGAVGVAKGAVHTGLNTTQNIATDTWDTVYSGVTNAVNVAQVAAQGGLDTWKAVSVDSKDAVTSGLRRAGGVAQGAVQTGLGTIQHWLPGSQDATSSRLASSRTSDEGGEQTIQSPHEAQSCWVSTSPHSLCEGLDLAGEATASTEDLVSAVMTFTQEAVLGKEDVGHGATTHGHEGAQSFVTLRNELEELGEIFQPMSAEEQARLAVSQPRPRVLTADQGSYFVRLGDLAPGFRQRAFEHALSHLQHGQFQARAALAQLEDAFVKVVPDAGALSKACGLIQQLHVAYSALASGLQGLPAELQQQVGQARRSLCELYSVVSSADCGAELPAERLAQSRWAVVQAWQRLEQLLEGVQHSPPLSWLVGPFALQPGGQQL encoded by the exons ATGTCTGCTCAAGATGAAGGAGGCCGGGACCCCCCTAAACCCAAGGGCAag ACCCTGGGCAGCTTCTTCGGGTCCCTGCCTGGCTTCAGTTCTGCTCGGAACCTGGTGGCCAACACCCACAGCTCAGCAAGAGAGTCCCGGCCAGTTGCAGATCCTGCAGGTGCTCCAGCCCCCGAGGCcgcccagccccaggctcagg CGGCCACCGACCCGGAGCAGATGGCCAAGGGGGCAGAGAAGATGCTGCCGCCTTCAGACAAG ATGATCTCCGGAGCAAAGGACCTGGTGTGCTCCAAGATGACCAAGACCAAGGATGCCATCTCCTCTGGGATGGCCAGCGTGGTGGACACAGCTAAAGGCGTGGTCCAGGGAGGCCTGGGCATGACCCGATCGACGCTCACAGGCACCAAGGATGCTGTGGCCAGTGGGGTAACAGGGGCAGTGGGTGTGGCCAAAGGGGCCGTTCAGACAGGTGTGGACACCACCAAGACTGTGCTGACCGGAACCAAGGACACCGTCTGCAGTGGGGTGACTGGCGCCATGAACATGGCCAAGGGGACCATCCAGACTGGCATGGACACCACCAAAACCGTCCTGACTGGCACCAAAGATACAGTGTCCACTGGACTCACTGGGGCAGCGAACATGGCCAAGGGGACTGTCCAGACTGGCATGGACACCACCAAGACCGTCTTGACAGGCACCAAAGATACAGTGGCCACTGGGCTCACTGGGGCAGTGAACATGGCCAAGGGGACTGTCCAGACTGGCATGGACACCACCAAGACCATCTTGACTGGCACCAAAGATACAATGGCCACTGGGCTCACTGGGGCAATGGGTGTGGCCAAGGGGGCCATCCAAACCGGCATGGACACCACCAAGACC GTCTTGACTGGCACCAAAGATACAGTGGCCACTGGGCTCACTGGGGCAGTGGGTGTGGCCAAGGGGGCCATCCAAACCGGCATGGACACCACCAAGACCGTCTTGACTGGCACCAAAGATACAGTGGCCACTGGGCTCACTGGGGCAGTGGGTGTGGCCAAGGGGGCCGTCCAAACTGGCATGGACACCACCAAGACTGTCTTGACAGGCACCAAAGATACAGTGGCCACTGGGCTCACTGGGGCAATAGGTGTGGCCAAGGGGGCCGTCCAAACTGGCATGGACACCACCAAGACTGTTTTGACAGGCACCAAAGATACAGTGGCCACTGGACTCACTGGAGCAGTGGGTGTGGCCAAGGGGGTCGTCCAGACTGGCATGGACACCACCAAAACCGTCCTGACTGGCACCAAAGATACAGTGGCCACTGGGCTCACTGGGGCAGTGAACATGGCCAAGGGGACTGTCCAGACTGGCATGGACACCACCAAGACCGTCTTGACAGGCACCAAAGATACAGTGGCCACTGGGCTCACTGGGGCAGTGAACATGGCCAAGGGGACTGTCCAGACTGGCATGGACACCACCAAGACCGTCTTGACAGGCACCAAAGATACAGTGGCCACTGGGCTCACTGGGGCAGTGAACATGGCCAAGGGGACTGTCCAGACTGGCATGGACACCACCAAGACCATCTTGACTGGCACCAAAGATACAATGGCCACTGGGCTCACTGGGGCAATGGGTGTGGCCAAGGGGGCCATCCAAACTGGCATGGACACCACCAAGACCGTCTTGACTGGCACCAAAGATACAGTGGCCACTGGGCTCACTGGGGCAGTGGGTGTGGCCAAGGGGGCCGTCCAAACTGGCATGGACACCACCAAGACTGTCTTGACAGGCACCAAAGATACAGTGGCCACTGGGCTCACTGGGGCAATAGGTGTGGCCAAGGGGGCCGTCCAAACTGGCATGGACACCACCAAGACTGTTTTGACAGGCACCAAAGATACAGTGGCCACTGGACTCACTGGAGCAGTGGGTGTGGCCAAGGGGGTCGTCCAGACTGGCATGGACACCACCAAAACCGTCCTGACTGGCACCAAAGATACAGTGGCCACTGGGCTCACTGGGGCAGTGAACATGGCCAAGGGGACCGTCCAAACTGGCATGGACACCACCAAAACTGCCTTGACTGGCACCAAAAATACAGTGTCCACTGGACTCACTGGGGCAGTGGGTGTGGCCAAGGGGGTCGTCCAGACTGGCATGGACACCACCAAAACCGTCCTGACTGGCACCAAAGATACAGTGGCCACTGGGCTCACTGGGGCAGTGGGTGTGGCCAAGGGGGCCGTCCAAACTGGAATGGACACCACCAAGACCGTCTTGACAGGCACCAAAGATACAGTGGCCACTGGGCTCACTGGGGCAGTGGGTGTGGCCAAGGGGGCCATCCAAACCGGAATGGACACCACCAAGACTGTCTTGACAGGCACCAAAGATACAGTGTGCACTGGACTCACTGGAGCAATGGGTGTGGCCAAGGGGGCCGTCCAGACTGGCATGGACACCACCAAAACCGTCCTGACTGGCACCAAAGATACAGTGGCCACTGGGCTCACTGGGGCAGTGGGTGTGGCCAAGGGGGCCATCCAAACTGGAATAGACACCACCAAGACCGTCTTGACAGGCACCAAAGATACAGTGGCCACTGGGCTCACTGGGGCAGTGAACATGGCCAAGGGGGCCGTCCAAACTGGAATGGACACCACCAAGACTGTTTTGACAGGCACCAAAGATACAGTGGCCACTGGGCTCACTGGGGCAGTGGGTGTGGCCAAGGGGGTCGTCCAGACTGGCATGGACACCACCAAAACCGTCCTGACTGGCACCAAAGATACAGTGGCCACTGGGCTCACTGGGGCAGTGGGTGTGGCCAAGGGGGCCGTCCAGACTGGCATGGACACCACCAAGACCGTCTTGACAGGCACCAAAGATACAGTGGCCACTGGGCTCACTGGGGCAGTGGGTGTGGCCAAGGGGGCCGTCCAAACTGGCATGGACACCACCAAGACTGTCTTAACCGGCACCAAAGATGTGGTGTCCACTGGGCTCACTGGGGCAATAGGTGTGGCCAAGGGGGCCATCCAGACTGGCATGGACACCACCAAGACTGTTTTGACAGGCACCAAAGATACAGTGGCCACTGGGCTCACTGGGGCAGTGGGTGTGGCCAAGGGGGTTGTCCAGACTGGCATGGACACCACCAAGACTGTCTTAACCGGCACCAAAGATGTGGTGTCCACTGGGCTCACTGGGGCAGTGGGTGTGGCCAAGGGGGCCATCCAGACTGGCATGGACACCACCAAGACTGTCTCGACCGGCACCAAAGATACTGTGGCCACTGGGCTCACTGGAGCAGTGGGTGTGGCCAAAGGGGCTGTGCATACTGGGCTGAATACAACCCAGAACATTGCAACAGACACATGGGACACCGTCTATAGTGGCGTGACTAATGCCGTGAATGTGGCCCAAGTGGCCGCCCAGGGGGGCCTGGACACCTGGAAGGCCGTCTCTGTGGACTCTAAAGATGCTGTGACCAGTGGGCTCCgcagggcagggggtgtggcCCAAGGAGCTGTGCAAACTGGCCTCGGCACCATCCAGCATTGGCTGCCTGGTTCCCAGGATGCCACCTCAAGTAGACTCGCCAGTTCCAGGACCTCGGATGAAGGAGGGGAACAAACCATTCAAAGCCCTCATgaggctcagtcctgctgggTCTCCACATCCCCGCACAGTCTCTGTGAAGGCCTGGACCTTGCAGGTGAAGCCACCGCCAGCACAGAGGACCTCGTGTCAGCTGTGATGACATTCACACAAGAGGCCGTACTGGGCAAGGAGGATGTGGGACACGGGGCCACCACACATGGCCACGAAGGGGCCCAGAGCTTCGTGACACTCCGGAATGAgttggaggagctgggggagatCTTCCAGCCCATGAGTGCTGAGGAACAAG CTCGGCTGGCTGTCTCCCAACCTAGGCCAAGAGTGCTCACGGCCGACCAAGGAAGCTACTTTGTGCGTCTGGGTGACTTGGCCCCCGGCTTCCGACAGCGGGCTTTCGAGCACGCCCTGAGCCACCTGCAGCATGGCCAGTTCCAGGCCAGGGCCGCGCTGGCCCAGCTCGAGGATGCCTTTGTCAAGGTG GTGCCAGACGCCGGGGCTCTGTCCAAGGCCTGCGGCCTCATTCAGCAGCTCCACGTGGCCTACAGCGCCCTGGCCTCCGGCCTCCAGGGCCTTCCTGCCGAGCTCCAGCAGCAGGTCGGCCAGGCACGGCGCAGCCTCTGCGAGCTCTACAGCGTCGTCTCCTCTGCTGACTGCGGTGCGGAGCTGCCGGCGGAGCGCCTGGCTCAGAGCCGCTGGGCTGTAGTCCAGGCGTGGCAGCGGCTGGAGCAGCTGCTGGAGGGCGTGCAGCACAGCCCTCCGCTCAGCTGGCTGGTGGGGCCCTTTGCCCTGCAGCCCGGGGGGCAGCAGCTGTAG